The sequence TCTATGAATATTCAGAGGCACCTCATAGGACTTCTCTTTTTATTTCGTTATAAATAAGTTATTGTAGGTACTACCATTTTAGAAGGAATAACACCAAATGTGCATTTATTACTTAGTTTGCGTGTGTTTCCCCCCTGTGCGGACGGCCACTGTTGCATGTGAGTCAACATGGCAAAGCAGGATGTACTGTCAAAAAAAAAACTGGGAGGGTGGAAGAGATGAACCTTTCTTTGACCCTGTGAATCAAAACTAAGCATGTCTTCCACCCTCCTagttttttcaacttttttttttgagacaatccaGTTTTTTCAACTGTGAGTGCATGAACACAACGTGAAAAATCATGTGAAAACTGCACTGTGAATCAAAACTAGGCATGTGAAGCTGGTGTTGGGCCTGGACCCATGTGTGTAACTACATAGCATGTTGTGTGGGTCAGCGAGTTACGAGTGTGTGTAGCAGGTTTTTTTTTAGGTATCCATGCATTCCATTAAAACAAAGCAAGATTACAGGAGAACACACATACATGGAAACGATGAAACACACGGGAACATGACATCTTGCGTGGAATCATTGCACAACGGAGCCGAGAGAAATACAGATCCAAGGACTCCTTAGCACAAGCAGGAACCGTCAACCATCTCCAGCCTCCAACACCGCCGACACGCTCGCCGGAGAAACAGGAGAAAGGCTTCCATCATTACCACAGCCAGATAGGCACCATCGCCGTCAAAGCTTTGTGAACTGAAGACCGAGCCCTCTGCACGCGGCAGGGCACATAACGTTGTGGCACGTTGGCCTGGGGTTGTCCTCATGCCATCCTGACCTCGGATCCGAAACTACCAATCGACGTCGTCGAGGAAGACCAGCCATCCACGGACCTCTTCACTTGTTCCAGACATGCCATCCTGTTCCACACACTGACGCCACCACCAAGGGTAGGAAATGCCAGTTACCTCCTGAACAAGGACACCCTACTCCTCAACGGAGTCGGAGGGAACGCCACATCGACGAGAGGACGGAGCAGGATGACACAAAGATCCAGTGAAGATGTCGCTGCCATCATCTAGCCGTCGTCAACAAGAGAAACATAATCCCACTGATCTGAAGGAACGACGAGCAAACAAGGCAAACAGCTCTGAGACACCACTGTATAGAACGTCACCGGTGTGGGAATGGAGCCGATGTAGACTTATTCTCCTGTGTGTCACTCccaacacgacaacgacgctgtagAACAACTTCCCATAATAGTATTTACAGGCCCGGAGAGAAACGGGACCCCCCCCCTCTCGTCGCCGAAGCGAAGGACGGAGGAGGGAGAGATCCGCGGGCTCGCTAGTGCAGACCATCGGGAAAACTTCCTCTCACTAACTGCCTGTTCGTTGGAGAGAGGGGAGCGGGGAAAACAGACATGGCACGACTGATTTTGTTGCAGGTGTTTCATTCAGTGGCGGCTTCAAGGTCTGCTATGTAGTCATATGATTACACAAGATTTTTTTTTCAAGCCCCCCTATCATATAAAAGTAGTAATCAAGCAAAAGAAAATTGAAAATTAATTTAAACACATTGATTTGACATAACAACTTTGAACTTCGGGCTTGAGACGACTCTAGGGGGTGGGGGGCTTATCGGTGACCATTGTTGAGGAAAttattaactggtagctgctcggttagctgatgagtaggggattaatagacTAATCGgtaagttaatcggccatttaatcaattactcGGCCGATTAATCAGTTAAtcagctactcggtgaccctacgagtagggattaactggcaagttaactggttaatcggatgaattcttgaacagggtcgGTGACGAACCCGGTGGCCTCTTTTGATAGAGCAAGCTTGCCACCCATTGCTCCCACTCACGTCGAGCACCATAATGATGTTGAATGGTGCCATGTGATTATATCTGGCCatgggtcgggccgggccgggcttgggccgggcctaaaaaagcccatggcagaaaactgaggcccaggccctcccaggccctatcatcgggcctacttttcaagcccaagcccgacccatctggtaaaaagccctcaAAAGCCCATATGGCTTAGagccgtgggccgggcctcttccttaaaatgccaatatgccaagcccaagcccgtccaggccctgctggtgggctcaaaacttaggcccaagcccggcccacaagcaagcccatcgggcctaggccctggattttagggccgggcctgggtgggccgacagggccgggcctgagatggccaggactacatGTGATTGATGGCATTGGCGGACAACCTTGTGCATCAACGTGACGAAGTGTCTTCGGTGTCTCTCCCATCTACATTCAAGCACGAGCCCCTTCGGTGTCTCTCCCTCCAAAGCTGAGCCTCCTGCCCGCACAATGGTGCTTGTGGCATAGACCGTGCAGTGCAGGTGGAACAGTAGTTCTCCATTGAATCAGGTTGGATGGTGGTGTGGAGTCAAGTTGGATGGTGGTGTGGATTGCCGGCAATCGTCCGTGGCGCCAACAACATGCACCCAATCAAAATGATAGGGGCCTAGCATTGAGCCGAGCTGTCAATTGTGTGGGCATTGACATAATGCTATTACTGCAGTTTTCCAGCTCAGGCTAATGTTATCAGAATCTCTATAATAAAAATAACAATGGAAGCTCAGACTAATGTTATCAGAATCTCTATAATAAAAATAACAATGGAAGCTCAACTCAGGCTAATGTTATCAGAAGCTCAGGCCAATTCCTGTTTTATCTTAGCTTCTTTCAGTTTTAGCCTTTCTATCGTCGAGGGGTGTTTTCCCCCGGCAGGCATGTTGCTTTTTAGTTTTCTAAGCTTTTAAGCTTTGTAATACTTTAATTGATACATGACCTTGTTCTGCTGGGTTTCATTGTTAATGCAATGGAGCCGGGGCTAGGCcctttttctctaaaaaaaatgaTCTCTGACGAGCTAGCGAGTAATTCCTAGAATCTCtataatatgtgtgtgtgtgtgtgtgtgtgtgacaacACCATTTTAATGtatttttctcgaatacgcactaATGTGCATATCACCCACGAGTTTTTTCTTAACATAGTACAAACCCAAGCGCTCATAGATACACACATACACTCACCTCtttgaacgcacacacgcacactctaCACCATGAGTACATTCGAaagactgagtcggcatatcaCCTTAAGATTTGCGAAGACACCGTACGCGCCTTGTTGTCGACGGGAACGTCTACTCCCATTGAATAAGTATCGACGGGAatcttgaaataaatccaggaataatgcaatGAGTGGTCGAAGAGGGTGCACAGCTTTTTTATGTTGGTAGAAAATTACCATTATTGATTCTTACTATACTACAGTAGTGTACATGTCAGATACCCTCCCAATTTGTGGGTTGAGATCCTCTGCAGTACCGTATGGTGCTGTAGTGTCGATGACATGTGGAGCCAGGTCCCACATGGCAGTGACTGTACAGCACCGTACAGTACTGCAGAGGATCCTAACCCCCAATTCGTTGTACATGCATCCGCGGTGTGGTGTTAGTTACTAGCCCCAAATTAAAGCCACCCATCAAATAATTAACTAATCCCGATTATTACGGTTCTGGCCCAATCGATCACCATCGTCGCGGCGACCGACTACTGCACGCTCCTCGCAATGGCGGCGGACACGACGGTGACCCGATCGCCGGAGCAATCCAAGAAATCGGGCGGCAGCGACGACgcggaagaggagaaggaggagactCAGGAGAGGGAGGCCAAGAAGATGAAGACCAATCCAGCGTCAGTGGAAGCCGCCGCCAGGGACGACGATGGGGACGAGGAGTTGGAGATCTCGTCTCCGCTCTGCGAGCCCTACATCCCCGACGAGCTGGACGACCCCTACCGCTACCGGGGGATATCCGCCGCCTACGAGATCGCGAGAGCCGAATTCTCTGAAAAAGAAGGTCATCGACTCATCGTCCACTCCCCAGGCCACCCCACGCCCACACCGCCTGCCTCTCTCTCACCCTTACGATCTTGCCGCAGGTCGCCTGAATAAACTGCCGACGCGCAAGTATTTCCATTCGCCGGTCCTCCACGTCCCTGACCCCGGAAGGAAGGCCGCGCTCTCCACCGCGAGATCCCTCCTCCGTCTCTCCTCCTATCTAGGTATGACGCCACAACACCACTCCATCCTGCTTTATGCATCCATGCGGGCGTCACTCCATGGCAaaacctagctagctagctagctgataGCCTGATACATATATGCGTGAATTCATAGATGGCGAGCCGCTGGGGCATTCTGCCGGTCTTTGGATCGACTGGGACGAGGAGAGCAGAACCGGCATCCTTCTGACAACCGCGCATCTGATCCGCGCCAAAAAGCCTTACACGAAAGGCCGCCGGTGGCGCACAGGCCCGTACCACTATCACCCTGGTGCTCAAGTAAGTACTGATCAATGAGGGAGGGAAacgtgaaaagaaaaaaaacacttcGCTTTCTCAATGTTCTATGAATTTTGCCTTACTTTCCCCGACCTATTTTTACTCGACCTTCCCCGATGTTTTGTTTCAGGTTACGGTTCACTTGCTTGACGACACCACTGCGGAGGGCCATCTGCTGTACCACCAGGAGCATTATGACCTTGCTTTCTTCAAGGTTGCAGTGGATGAACGTGTTCAACCAGTCTCTTTTGCTGACACGGTCGGTGATGGTCAAGAGGCTTTGCGGCTTGGAAGGGAACAAAATTTGAATCTAAAGATAGTCCGTGGCACGGTGGAGTATCAGAATAATCCAATACTAGATGAGGGACACCACTACATGCACTTTTCTCGACATGGAAAATATGAGGTAATTAAAGTATATTTTATTTGTGATTTTATGAGATTACACTTTTCTTTTCACTATATATATACCTCGAGGCAAAAGCTCCAGAGACCTACCAACTTTATTAATCCAAAAAGCATTCGTACAGAAGGCAGATACACGAAGGAGAGAAAATGAGTGGAGGTCAAAGGCAAAGGGTTTTTACGTCCTACCTAGGGTAATCATGAGATTCTACTTTATATGCGTCATTTCCCAATTTTGAGTTATATTTAATTTAACTTAACTTGACCTTCTGTTTgccaattcattaaacctgttatatGTAGTGTGAAGATGGTGGAGACCCCATCATTGATTTTGGTGGAAAGGTTGTGGGGATGACCAACCGTTGTGAAAGCTGGTATTTTGTTCCCTCTTCTGTTTTGAATGGGTGCGTTGATTTGTGGAGAAATTTTGGGTACGCATTCTTCCTCGTTTTTATGGAAATTTATTCTTCATCAGTTTTTCAACATGCTGTTGGTAATTGAATAATATGTATGATTTCATCAACAGAGATAAAACATACGTTTAAATTGTTCAAACTTTGAACGGGGGCTAGGTGGAACATTGTAAGATTGTAAGATGAATCATGACGATACCTTTATAGGGCAAAGAGTGTTGGTTGCTGAGGTAATTTGTGAGTGCTTTAGTACTACCTATATTGATGTTGCAAGATTGTAAGATGATTCACGACGATCCCTTTATAGGGGAAAGGGTGTTGGTTACTGAGATAATTTGCGAGTGTTTTAGTGCTACTTATATCAGTGCATAATCGAAATTTTGATGAATGATATGTTTTATGTTAACTTAAAGGCCCCTTTTAATCGTAGCAATACTTTGTCGACGGCTTCATGTAAACTCATGTTAGGTCTTTATAGGTGCATCCCTCGGCCCCTCCTTGGTTTGCAGTTTGAGGCCATAAAGTTTCTAGATCCTACACATGCTGAATATATATGGCGCAAGTTAAACATTGATGATGGTCTTGTTGTCGAGGAGGTATGTACAATTTATGTTCTGTAATTCCATTTCCATgcactagtaagcttgcacgtgaaAATTCACGTGTATTGAAAAGATATTTCGTAGTAGCAGTCAAAATTTTTGCAAACGAACTGATGAAAAACTGGATAAAAAACACAAGACTCCTTTGGTTAAATCAATGCATCTAGAAGCATAAATATGCCAGCAGAAGAAAAGCACATTATTATATCCTTAATCTCATATGATATAACATGAGTACAAAACAACTATAATCTTAAATGACTTGTACATCAGGAGAAGGCAAAGAGATATGCCATGTCCAATTGTCCACAAGGATGAACAAGCTCACTGGAGGAAAAGAAGAGAGATACAACATGCTAATATTTACTATTGCGCCATTGGTTCACAATTTCCTCATGAAACATATGGTTGACCTATCAGGACCTATCATCTAGACTGGTATTGCTTGCCGGTAACCCTCAGGGCAATATTTGGTGAGGCATGGCATGTTGAATATGTCCCTCCAAACGAAAACAAAGGGCCTGGATCTCCAATACTCTGCATAGATGTGAGCTATTTTGTGCCTCATTTGCATGAAAGTTCAGTGGCCAACACCATAGTACCAAGACACATAGGAATTACTTCAGTTAATTTGTAGCAGAAACCCATCAACTTAAAAATCGCCAACCTGCATATATGAAAAACAAAGGTAGGAAATATTCTTATGATTTGAAAACTGATATCCTATAAACGAAACAATAGAAGTTGTACCAAACCATTGGTTCGGTTCAAAAATCAGCAAACACAACAGTGGCACTGATTCGCCATGAACCGTGGTACTGAGAGAGGCACCATTACTCTTCCTTTTACGTTTTCCTTTCTAGAATGAAATAATCCCAGTCTGGACATTTTTTTTGCACCTACTTCGATTAAAAATGCCCATATTTAATGCTCAAGCCAATAAGAATGTGTATGGATAATACTAAAAACATGCTACATTGGAAACTAATTAAAATCATGCACTGCTGATTGCATGCATGTTTGCCTACGGAACATCCTCTTTGAAAGCAACTCAGTGACAAGTGTTCGTTGCAAAATTAACGGCTTGCTCGCTCGCAGTAAACTTGCACATGCCTTGTCTGAACAAACAAAAAATAAATCAAATATATCTTCAGATAAGTAAATATATAAATTTCATCTAAAAATAAAATATAAGAGCTATGTCATCCACATCAGAGTTCCATTCTCATTCCTGCAACCTCATTTGAAATCTCAGCAAGTTCAAGGACATTATCCATATTTATCAGTGACAAAATAATTAAAGTCCGCAGATGCTATAAAGGAACAAATCCGATCTATGTAAATATCATGAATAGAGAATTATAAAGTGCGCGCACAcaaatatagtactccctccgatccataataagttTCACGGTTTTGAACTAATGTTGAGCTAACCTTAGTTCaaaaccatgacacttattttggaatggagggagtatttacaaAAATAGTTCCAAGGTGAAACAAGCTTTAATAGAAAAAAATAGCTCCCTCCATATTTATCCTTCATGTCCAAACAAGATCACTTGATCAATACATGAGCAAATGACCACTTACTTTCAGATTTTGCCATTCTGATCCATCACCTCACAACAAGCATATATTTCCAACATACGTGACCAAAACTACACTTATGAAATGTCAAATGAGGCAAAGTAGCATAAGAATATTTTTCCAGGGTGTTGTATGTGAATGAGTACAAAGTCCTAATGTATAAGATATATGACTTGCTTTACAATTAGCTAATGGATGAAACTCCAAAAACCAAGCATGCTTTATTTTGAATAAAAGATCCAATGTCCAGTCTAGGTCCTAGATTGTTCAAAATGGCAGTATTGTTGATGATGAAACCTGCAACCTGTGGTTCAGTAAAGGGTCTAATTTACTTAACTCTAAGATCTGTTGTGATTGATCTCGATATATCTTACGGCTGAGATGATCATAATTACAGTAAATAACATCAAATAAAAGTTTGGTATGTATCACCACCAAACTGTCACCAATAAGGATAGTTAGAATATGTTTTATCTCCGGCAATATTAGAACAATGACTGTAAACAGAGGAGGTGGAGGGGAGATTAGCATTACCATAAGAATGCCTGTGTCGAGCTGTTGTCATGGTGGTCTAGGAAATGGCATCCATGCGGACTCGGTCCTCGACATGACGCTGACGTCATTCAACACATAGTGTCCATGACAGTTGGGATGTTGACGGCGGCAGCCACATCCAGGCCGCGACGGGATGAG comes from Triticum aestivum cultivar Chinese Spring chromosome 5B, IWGSC CS RefSeq v2.1, whole genome shotgun sequence and encodes:
- the LOC123115418 gene encoding uncharacterized protein; this encodes MAADTTVTRSPEQSKKSGGSDDAEEEKEETQEREAKKMKTNPASVEAAARDDDGDEELEISSPLCEPYIPDELDDPYRYRGISAAYEIARAEFSEKEGRLNKLPTRKYFHSPVLHVPDPGRKAALSTARSLLRLSSYLDGEPLGHSAGLWIDWDEESRTGILLTTAHLIRAKKPYTKGRRWRTGPYHYHPGAQVTVHLLDDTTAEGHLLYHQEHYDLAFFKVAVDERVQPVSFADTVGDGQEALRLGREQNLNLKIVRGTVEYQNNPILDEGHHYMHFSRHGKYEKADTRRRENEWRSKAKGFYVLPRCEDGGDPIIDFGGKVVGMTNRCESWYFVPSSVLNGCVDLWRNFGCIPRPLLGLQFEAIKFLDPTHAEYIWRKLNIDDGLVVEEVSTASHAEEVGIRVGDIIQRINGELTSTTTELENKLLGICRGNFDRGTDINDKVDVSVRVFHTANRVWRTQHLSVNVSDCREVVDRAYYPITNREEFSDPVSPEQVDSDSDSESNLSRFM